A DNA window from Pseudarthrobacter sp. W1I19 contains the following coding sequences:
- a CDS encoding HPr family phosphocarrier protein — protein sequence MPERTATVASRVGLHARPAAIFAEAAGEYDLDITIAREGEPADEAMDAASILSLMSLGASHGDVVVLRAEGDGAETALDHLVQILETDHDAE from the coding sequence ATGCCAGAACGCACAGCAACCGTCGCCAGCCGCGTGGGCCTGCACGCCCGCCCCGCCGCCATCTTTGCCGAGGCAGCCGGCGAGTACGACCTGGACATCACCATCGCCCGTGAAGGCGAACCGGCCGACGAAGCGATGGACGCTGCCAGCATCCTGTCCCTCATGAGCCTGGGCGCCTCCCACGGCGACGTGGTGGTCCTCCGGGCCGAGGGCGACGGCGCTGAGACCGCCCTGGACCACCTGGTCCAGATCCTCGAAACGGATCACGACGCCGAGTAG
- a CDS encoding fructose-specific PTS transporter subunit EIIC has protein sequence MTQLITTELVELDQNLGNSPETVIRHLASKVAATGRASEVEGLFADAFAREQKTATGIPGGIAIPHCRSAAVTEPTLAMARLDPKVDFGAKDGPADLVFFIAAPDGADQAHLKLLSKLARSLIKKDFTAALRNATSREEIVELVDGALADKPAAHAAAPAAAGVAAGAGASASAGSTSTASVSTSSTTGASAARGPKRLVAVTACPTGIAHTYMAADSLVLAAQEAGVDLQVETQGSSGAKPLDPAVIAAADAVIFAVDVDVRGKERFAGKPVINAPVKRGIDEPAKMVQEALAAADNPNARRVPHFGAEEQAEHEAEEKGEHIGQKLKRALLTGVSYMIPFVAGGGLLIALGFLLGGYNITSVADKVVLANNFGNLPEGGLAIYLGAVLFKIGNLSMGFLVPALAGYIAYAIADRPGIAPGFVAGAVSGFMGAGFLGGIVGGLLAGYIAHLIGTWQVPRWLRGLMPVVIIPLLASIVASGLMFLVLGGPIAGLTNALNAWLTGMTGASAVVLGIILGLMMCFDLGGPVNKVAYAFAVAGLSAGSAANQAPWQIMATVMAAGMVPPLAMALATVLDKKLFSLAERENGKAAWLLGASFISEGAIPFAAADPLRVIPASMVGGALTGALCMAFNVTSQAPHGGIFVFFAIGNLLMFVLSIIAGTIVSALAVVALKRWAAPKTAATVETVPATV, from the coding sequence GTGACCCAGCTCATCACCACGGAACTGGTCGAGCTCGACCAGAACCTGGGCAATTCCCCCGAGACGGTGATCCGGCACCTGGCAAGCAAAGTAGCTGCCACCGGACGCGCATCAGAAGTCGAAGGCCTCTTCGCCGATGCCTTCGCCCGCGAACAGAAGACCGCCACGGGCATTCCCGGCGGTATCGCCATCCCGCATTGCCGCTCCGCGGCCGTCACCGAACCCACCCTGGCCATGGCCCGCCTGGACCCCAAGGTGGACTTCGGCGCCAAGGACGGCCCGGCGGACCTGGTCTTCTTTATCGCAGCCCCGGACGGTGCAGACCAGGCGCACCTGAAGCTGCTCTCCAAGCTCGCCAGGTCCCTGATCAAAAAGGACTTCACCGCAGCGCTGCGCAACGCCACCTCCCGCGAGGAGATCGTTGAGCTGGTGGACGGTGCGCTGGCTGACAAGCCTGCCGCCCATGCCGCCGCGCCTGCAGCTGCCGGTGTTGCAGCCGGCGCTGGCGCCAGTGCTTCGGCAGGCTCTACTTCGACAGCTTCGGTTTCGACAAGCTCAACCACCGGGGCTTCCGCAGCCCGGGGGCCCAAGCGCCTCGTTGCCGTGACCGCATGCCCCACTGGTATCGCCCACACCTACATGGCAGCTGACTCCCTCGTCCTGGCAGCACAGGAAGCCGGCGTTGACCTGCAGGTGGAGACCCAGGGTTCCTCCGGCGCCAAGCCGCTGGACCCCGCCGTCATCGCCGCCGCCGACGCCGTGATCTTCGCCGTGGACGTGGACGTACGCGGCAAGGAACGCTTCGCCGGCAAGCCAGTCATCAACGCACCCGTCAAGCGTGGCATCGACGAGCCGGCCAAGATGGTCCAGGAGGCCCTCGCGGCCGCCGACAACCCCAACGCCCGCCGCGTCCCGCACTTCGGGGCGGAAGAACAGGCAGAGCATGAGGCGGAGGAAAAGGGCGAGCACATCGGCCAGAAGCTCAAGCGCGCACTGCTCACCGGTGTCAGCTACATGATTCCGTTCGTTGCCGGCGGCGGGCTGCTGATCGCCCTGGGCTTCCTGCTGGGCGGATACAACATCACCAGCGTGGCGGACAAGGTAGTCCTGGCCAACAACTTCGGGAACCTGCCCGAGGGCGGCCTGGCCATTTACCTTGGCGCGGTCCTGTTCAAGATCGGCAACCTGTCCATGGGGTTCCTGGTCCCCGCACTGGCCGGTTACATCGCGTACGCCATTGCTGACCGTCCCGGCATCGCCCCCGGCTTCGTCGCCGGTGCCGTATCCGGCTTTATGGGCGCCGGCTTCCTCGGCGGCATTGTGGGCGGCCTGCTGGCCGGCTACATCGCGCACCTCATCGGCACCTGGCAGGTGCCTCGCTGGCTGCGCGGCCTGATGCCCGTGGTGATCATTCCGCTGCTTGCCTCCATCGTTGCCTCCGGCCTGATGTTCCTGGTGCTCGGCGGACCCATCGCAGGCCTCACCAACGCCCTCAACGCTTGGCTCACCGGCATGACCGGCGCCTCCGCCGTGGTCCTGGGCATCATCCTCGGACTGATGATGTGCTTCGACCTTGGTGGACCCGTCAACAAGGTGGCCTACGCCTTCGCTGTGGCCGGTCTCAGTGCAGGCAGCGCCGCGAACCAGGCGCCGTGGCAGATCATGGCAACCGTCATGGCCGCAGGCATGGTGCCCCCGCTGGCTATGGCCCTGGCCACCGTCCTGGACAAGAAGCTCTTCAGCCTGGCCGAGCGTGAAAACGGCAAGGCCGCCTGGCTGCTGGGTGCATCCTTCATCTCCGAAGGGGCCATCCCGTTTGCTGCTGCGGATCCGCTGCGCGTGATTCCTGCCAGCATGGTGGGCGGCGCCCTCACCGGCGCACTCTGCATGGCCTTCAACGTCACCTCGCAGGCACCCCACGGCGGCATCTTCGTGTTCTTCGCCATCGGCAACCTGCTGATGTTCGTCCTGTCCATCATCGCCGGAACCATCGTCAGCGCGCTGGCCGTGGTGGCCCTCAAGCGCTGGGCAGCCCCGAAGACCGCTGCTACGGTGGAGACCGTTCCAGCAACCGTCTGA
- a CDS encoding SRPBCC domain-containing protein, with product MSGDFVAASSVTIEAPPGRVWDVITDPAATKEFMFGADLATDWSVGGPITWRGTWEGKEYEDKGVVLEMEPGRRLVYTHFSPLAGQEDKPENYHTLTWTLQDQGGRTLLTLSQDNNPTAEAAEHSQGMWDKLVADVKRLAERT from the coding sequence GTGATTTTGTGGCGGCGTCGTCCGTCACCATCGAGGCCCCGCCCGGCCGGGTGTGGGACGTCATCACTGATCCGGCGGCCACCAAGGAGTTTATGTTCGGCGCCGATCTCGCCACGGACTGGAGTGTCGGTGGGCCCATCACCTGGCGGGGCACCTGGGAAGGCAAGGAGTACGAAGACAAGGGAGTGGTCCTCGAAATGGAACCCGGCCGGCGGTTGGTGTACACGCATTTCAGCCCGCTCGCAGGCCAGGAGGACAAGCCGGAAAACTACCACACGCTCACCTGGACACTGCAGGACCAGGGCGGCCGGACGCTGCTGACGCTGTCCCAGGACAACAACCCCACCGCCGAGGCCGCAGAGCACTCGCAGGGCATGTGGGACAAGCTGGTGGCGGACGTCAAGAGGCTCGCCGAGCGCACCTGA